A single genomic interval of bacterium harbors:
- a CDS encoding phage/plasmid primase, P4 family — MTKEFTSSKVTEMQIKTEIVDLFKTKIKYVCALRKWIVYNGTKWDFDEDGKVLKEIISFISEKTANSENSPYLKFTAYNKILKIIELMKPFLAVNLCDLNKDDNLFNCKNRTIKLDAKKSTKHNRDYLITKVSNVEIIKNSTCAEIIKKSSCDEWLKFLNIITSSNQELIDYLQRVIGYCLSGYANEQCFFILYGNGMNGKTVFVETLRYVFGDYACSAPRSFILNEKEHNLNNDILNFLTSRLAILSEVEENSCINAKTIKIMSGNDTFAVNVGNETLEFKNKSKIFIITNTKPEIKESTDAIWRRVQIIPFVAEISEADRDIFLFEKLKNEGAGILKWALEGYQKWRDDGSLNPPEIIRSETTAYKEQMDNVFKFIEEKCIKDQEESISTTQLHECYTEFCRENGYKTLTQIRFVESLKAKGYEKIRIGNKRAVSGLFIKGARREAY; from the coding sequence ATGACAAAAGAATTTACAAGTTCAAAAGTCACAGAAATGCAAATTAAGACAGAAATTGTTGACCTGTTTAAAACAAAAATTAAATATGTCTGCGCTTTGAGAAAATGGATTGTGTATAACGGCACAAAATGGGATTTTGATGAAGACGGGAAAGTTTTAAAAGAAATTATTTCATTTATTTCTGAAAAAACAGCTAATTCAGAGAATAGCCCGTATTTAAAGTTCACAGCTTATAATAAAATTTTGAAAATTATTGAGTTAATGAAACCGTTCTTAGCCGTAAACCTCTGCGATTTGAATAAAGATGATAATTTATTCAACTGTAAGAATCGAACTATAAAGCTTGATGCAAAAAAATCAACCAAGCATAACAGAGATTATTTAATAACAAAAGTTTCAAATGTAGAAATAATCAAAAACAGCACGTGCGCAGAAATAATTAAAAAAAGTTCATGTGACGAGTGGCTTAAGTTCTTAAACATTATTACCAGTAGTAATCAAGAATTAATTGATTATTTACAAAGAGTCATCGGCTATTGTCTTTCAGGTTATGCAAATGAGCAATGCTTTTTTATTTTGTACGGAAACGGAATGAACGGAAAAACAGTATTCGTAGAAACGTTAAGATACGTTTTTGGTGATTATGCTTGTTCAGCACCGCGCTCATTCATTTTAAATGAAAAGGAACACAATTTAAATAACGATATTCTTAATTTTTTGACTTCACGCCTAGCTATCTTGTCGGAAGTAGAAGAAAACAGCTGTATAAACGCAAAAACCATAAAAATTATGTCAGGAAATGATACCTTTGCAGTCAATGTCGGCAATGAAACTCTGGAATTTAAAAATAAATCAAAAATTTTTATTATTACAAATACCAAGCCTGAAATAAAAGAATCAACCGATGCAATTTGGCGCAGGGTTCAGATTATACCGTTTGTTGCTGAAATTTCAGAAGCCGATAGAGACATTTTCCTTTTTGAAAAATTAAAGAATGAAGGTGCAGGAATTCTTAAATGGGCTCTTGAGGGTTACCAAAAATGGAGGGATGACGGTAGCTTAAATCCCCCTGAGATAATAAGGTCTGAAACTACTGCCTATAAAGAACAAATGGATAATGTTTTCAAATTTATCGAAGAAAAATGTATTAAAGACCAAGAAGAAAGTATATCAACAACACAACTGCATGAGTGCTATACAGAGTTTTGCAGGGAAAACGGTTATAAAACCTTGACACAAATAAGATTTGTCGAATC
- a CDS encoding phosphohydrolase: MNFEKEYENLKGKVRSRKEDFNRFISFLENETSWLTSPASCKYHLCEEGGLLKHSVGVALTLLEFRKTFAPIISEESCVIVGLFHDVGKIGMPQKPRYLKNCNTESKSNYVINPQVTEMGLAVRSLYLISKYIPLSDSEAQAITYHDGQYIAENKCVAHKEEPLTLLVHWADYWTAHIYEENRILKDDNSYFYANKLLSKDLRQI; encoded by the coding sequence ATGAATTTTGAAAAAGAATATGAAAATCTAAAAGGTAAAGTTAGAAGCAGGAAAGAGGATTTTAACAGGTTTATATCCTTTCTTGAAAATGAAACAAGCTGGCTAACAAGTCCTGCAAGCTGTAAATATCATCTTTGCGAAGAAGGAGGTTTGTTAAAACACAGCGTCGGCGTTGCTTTAACTCTTCTTGAATTCCGTAAAACTTTTGCCCCTATAATTTCAGAAGAAAGTTGTGTAATTGTCGGGCTTTTTCATGATGTCGGTAAAATCGGTATGCCCCAAAAGCCCAGATATCTAAAGAATTGCAACACCGAAAGTAAGAGCAACTATGTAATTAATCCTCAAGTAACAGAAATGGGGCTTGCCGTAAGAAGTCTGTACCTGATTTCAAAATACATTCCTCTTTCTGATTCAGAAGCACAAGCTATAACATATCATGACGGTCAGTATATAGCTGAAAATAAATGTGTGGCTCATAAAGAAGAACCGCTAACTTTACTAGTTCATTGGGCGGACTATTGGACAGCACATATTTATGAGGAAAATAGAATATTAAAAGATGATAACAGTTATTTCTATGCCAATAAACTTCTGAGTAAAGATTTAAGGCAGATATAA